The genomic DNA ATGGGAGTACCTTTTGACCAATTGAAGGCTAAAAACAAATCCCTTCATGAATTCAATCCCATGTTGGGACATCGGGGGTGCCGGCTGGGCATCACCTATCCGGAAATCTATGAAATGCAGGTCCAGGCCATTATGGAAGCGGCCTGTGATCTCACCAAACAAATGGTCAGGGTAATCCCCGAAATTATGATTCCTTTAGTCGGACACGTCAACGAATTGGAACTGATGCGTAATCTGACCATCCGGACCGCCGAGGGGGTCCAGAAAAAAAATGGGGTCAAGGTGGATTACACGGTAGGCACCATGATCGAACTTCCCCGGGCCTGTATTACCTCCGATGAGATTGCCACCCAGGCCGACTTCTATTCCTTCGGCACCAACGATTTAACCCAAACCGTCTATGGGCTTTCGAGAGACGACTCGGTCCAGTTCCTGCCTTTTTATGAAGAACATAACATCCTCAATGCCGACCCCTTCACCACGATTGACATCAAAGGGGTTGGGGCTTTTATGCAACTGGCCGTGGAAAAGGGCCGGAAGGTAAAGAAGAATTTAAAAATAGGCATCTGCGGGGAACAAGGGGGGGAGCCCAAATCGATCGAGTTCTGCAACCAGATGAAATTGGATTATGTCAGTTGTTCCCCCTTTCGGGTGCCGATCGCCCGACTGGCAGCGGCCCATGCGACTATTAAAGAGAGGCTGGAGAAGAGGAAGAAAAAATGAAAAGAAGTGACGGGTGACGGGAAAAAGCGGCAAACCCCGGTACCTCATTGGTAACCGGGGTTTTTCAATAACTGATCACATTAATGGACTAAATCTTCATGACCCATAGGGTCACCGCGAGGCATGAAAATATTTTTTAGGGGCTATGGGCAATAGACGATGGGCATGGTTAAACGGGTTTATGGGTTCTTATTTACCTATAGCCTCGTGCCCATAGTTTGAATTTTTCTATTTTCGAACTAAAAACGCGTCACGCGTCACGCGTCACCCGTCACTATCTTTTTTACGTCCCCATCTCCCAGGAAGCCAGATACTTCTTCTGTTCGGCCGTCAGGCTGTCTATTTTGATCCCCATGGAGGCCAGCTTCAGCCGGGCGATTTCATCATCGATTTCCTGGGGGACCCCATAGACGGTCTTCTTTAAGGATTTGGCTTTCTGTACCATATATTCGGCACATAAGGCCTGATTGGCAAAACTCATATCCATGACACTGGAAGGATGGCCTTCAGCCGCCGCCAGATTAATCAATCGACCTTCCCCCAGAACATTGATCTTTTTCCCGCTGGTCAAGGTAAACTCTTCCACAAACTCCCGAATGACCCGGCGCTTTTTGCTGATCTGCTCCAGACCTTTCAGATCCAGCTCGACATTAAAGTGCCCGGAGTTGGCCACGATGGCCCCGCTTTTCATCTGTAAAAAATGTTCTTTCCGAACCACATTGATGTCACCGGTCAGGGTACAGAAGAAATCCCCTACCCTGGCCGCTTCGGCCATAGGCATTACCCCAAAGCCGTCCATCACCGCTTCCAGGGCCTTCAATGGATCCACTTCCACGATAACCACATTGGCCCCCATCCCCTTGGCCCGCATCGCTACGCCCCTTCCACACCAGCCGTAACCGCAAATCACAAAGGTGCTTCCGGCCAGCAGGCGGTTGGTAGCCCGAATAATACCGTCAATAGTACTCTGGCCGGTGCCATACCGGTTATCGAAAAAATGTTTGGTCTTGGCATCATTAACGGCCACAATCGGATAGGCCAGGACCTTTTTTTCGGCCATGCTCCGTAAGCGGATCACGCCGGTGGTGGTTTCCTCCGTGCCCCCCAGGATGCCCTTCAGAAGGGCCCTTTTTTCGGAATGAATGGTGGACACCAGGTCAGCCCCATCGTCCATGGTTAAATGGGGCTTGAATTCCAGGGCCTGATAGATATGCTGGTAATAGGTCTTGCTGTCTTCCCCTTTGATGGCGAAGACCGGGACCTGGTCCTGACGGACCAGGGCGGCGGCCACATCGTCCTGGGTACTCAAGGGATTGGAGGCACAGACCGCCACTTCGGCCCCGCCGGCTTGAAGGGTCCGGACCAGGCCGGCCGTCTCGGTGGTTACATGGAGACAGGCAGCCAAACGAACCCCTTTCAGGGGTTTTTCTTTTAAGAAACGTTTTCGGATAATTTCCAGAACCGGCATGCTCTGCAGAGCCCATTCGATGCGCAAGGCCCCTTGAGCTGCCAGATTTAAGTCTTTGATGTCATAGTTCAATGGTCAGTCCTTTCTCTGATAAAATAAAGGGGTCGGGGATCAGGGGCCAGGGGTCGGCATAAAAATATCCTTTATCCGCCCCCCGATCCCTGAACCCCGACCCCCGATCGCTTTATTTCTTCAGCCCCCCCCGCTCCCGGAGGATTTCGGCTTTGTCAATTTTTTCCCAGGTAAAACTTTCTTCGTTACGTCCGAAATGGCCGTAAGCTGCGGTCTTCTTGTAGATAGGGCGTAATAAATTCAAATACTGGATTACGTCAGCCGGCTTGAAACTGAAGGTCTGCCGAATAATCTGGTTAATCTGAAAGTCCGGAATTTTTCCGGTCCCTCGAGTGTCGACGAAAATGGAAAGGGGCTCGGCCTTACCGATAGTATAGGAGACCTGGAGCCGGCAGACATCGGCCAGACCGGAGGCCACCACATTCTTGGCTACATG from Deltaproteobacteria bacterium includes the following:
- a CDS encoding adenosylhomocysteinase, producing the protein MNYDIKDLNLAAQGALRIEWALQSMPVLEIIRKRFLKEKPLKGVRLAACLHVTTETAGLVRTLQAGGAEVAVCASNPLSTQDDVAAALVRQDQVPVFAIKGEDSKTYYQHIYQALEFKPHLTMDDGADLVSTIHSEKRALLKGILGGTEETTTGVIRLRSMAEKKVLAYPIVAVNDAKTKHFFDNRYGTGQSTIDGIIRATNRLLAGSTFVICGYGWCGRGVAMRAKGMGANVVIVEVDPLKALEAVMDGFGVMPMAEAARVGDFFCTLTGDINVVRKEHFLQMKSGAIVANSGHFNVELDLKGLEQISKKRRVIREFVEEFTLTSGKKINVLGEGRLINLAAAEGHPSSVMDMSFANQALCAEYMVQKAKSLKKTVYGVPQEIDDEIARLKLASMGIKIDSLTAEQKKYLASWEMGT